From Novipirellula artificiosorum, the proteins below share one genomic window:
- a CDS encoding GGDEF domain-containing protein, translating into MFLDLAIAFSCAAVGLCCGWVMHGVGWLLSSDEFAAGQTSRVTAELEQVKAEQERLSIVADRLRDYAQKMAIDVDEHQHNVKAVSDVLSSDQSLTADAMIEAVNDLIEANETMQTKLHSAQKRIHAQAEQLESAERRAQTDALTSVSNRGAFDEHLTRRHALGPGRAGTLMLLDVDKFKKFNDDYGHRAGDEVLKVVAQMLHARLKSYGIVARFGGEEFAAIIDGYTVDECKKIVESARVAISQHTIDFEGKMLRVTASIGVAETIDGESAAQWIERADAALYHSKDHGRDCGHWMNGICPERICLDDEDQASEPFLIPEVEDRGPDDAEMQKDGETRRNSSKASSVEEEVPQDKPKNAKSSFDDELKAKPSTDAEAAKAMSAQPETQSHPKTSGSKPKKGGAKPSAAPADRGAFAGLPGRAALAGAFCELQERSKAIGMSTQIMALRVNGQPAAGSMRTLLQIVRATLLSVDRIGADDANTLLVCIPGVDEEAALERAEQIRASADTVQFAEAADGSGSTLQIEVVQVAQTETFDEAMTRLADCFVSPVPASAG; encoded by the coding sequence ATGTTTCTCGATCTCGCGATTGCGTTTAGCTGTGCTGCTGTCGGCCTCTGCTGCGGCTGGGTCATGCACGGCGTTGGCTGGTTGCTCTCGTCGGACGAGTTCGCTGCGGGGCAAACGTCACGCGTTACGGCCGAACTCGAGCAGGTCAAAGCGGAACAGGAACGGCTTTCGATCGTTGCCGATCGGCTTCGCGACTATGCTCAAAAAATGGCGATCGATGTTGATGAGCACCAACACAACGTGAAAGCGGTGAGTGATGTGTTGTCAAGTGACCAATCGTTGACAGCGGATGCGATGATTGAAGCGGTCAATGACTTGATTGAAGCAAACGAAACGATGCAAACGAAGTTGCATTCGGCCCAAAAACGCATTCACGCTCAAGCCGAGCAGCTAGAATCCGCCGAGCGACGGGCACAGACCGATGCATTGACCAGTGTTTCCAATCGCGGTGCGTTCGACGAACACTTGACGCGTCGTCATGCACTCGGGCCGGGTCGCGCTGGAACGCTGATGTTATTGGACGTCGATAAGTTCAAGAAGTTCAATGATGATTACGGACACCGCGCGGGTGACGAAGTGCTGAAAGTGGTCGCCCAAATGCTCCACGCCCGGCTGAAATCGTATGGCATTGTGGCACGTTTTGGTGGCGAAGAATTCGCTGCGATTATTGACGGCTACACCGTCGACGAGTGCAAAAAGATCGTTGAATCGGCACGCGTTGCGATTAGCCAACACACGATCGACTTCGAAGGCAAGATGCTACGCGTGACCGCCAGCATTGGCGTGGCCGAGACAATTGACGGTGAATCGGCTGCCCAGTGGATTGAACGAGCGGATGCGGCGCTCTACCACTCCAAAGACCACGGTCGAGATTGTGGTCACTGGATGAACGGCATTTGTCCCGAACGGATTTGTTTGGACGACGAGGATCAGGCATCCGAGCCCTTTTTGATCCCGGAGGTAGAGGATCGGGGGCCAGACGATGCAGAAATGCAAAAAGATGGGGAAACGCGACGGAATTCATCAAAAGCGAGTTCGGTCGAGGAAGAAGTTCCCCAGGACAAACCCAAAAACGCGAAATCGAGTTTCGACGATGAGTTGAAAGCGAAACCCTCGACGGATGCTGAGGCTGCAAAGGCAATGTCCGCTCAGCCCGAGACGCAATCCCATCCCAAAACCAGTGGGTCCAAGCCAAAGAAAGGTGGAGCGAAACCGTCCGCAGCACCGGCGGATCGTGGCGCGTTTGCGGGATTGCCGGGGCGAGCTGCATTGGCGGGAGCGTTCTGTGAGCTTCAAGAGCGATCCAAAGCGATTGGGATGTCGACACAAATCATGGCGCTGCGTGTCAACGGACAGCCGGCGGCAGGATCGATGCGTACGCTGCTGCAAATCGTTCGCGCCACCCTGTTGAGCGTGGACCGCATCGGCGCCGACGACGCGAACACCTTGCTGGTTTGCATTCCAGGGGTGGACGAGGAAGCGGCACTCGAGCGTGCCGAGCAGATCCGAGCTTCGGCCGACACGGTTCAGTTCGCAGAGGCAGCCGATGGGTCGGGGTCCACGTTGCAAATCGAAGTGGTTCAAGTGGCTCAGACGGAAACTTTTGATGAAGCCATGACGCGTCTCGCCGATTGTTTTGTGTCTCCGGTCCCAGCGTCGGCTGGTTAA
- the gcvT gene encoding glycine cleavage system aminomethyltransferase GcvT, which produces MNAPLATTPLDPWHRSAGAKMVPFAGYEMPIQYSSIVAEHQACRTAAALFDVSHMGRLRFDGVGSEALLDSLLTRRVSDLEVGRVRYGLVCNAEGGVLDDVLVSHLETPSGQRYHMMVVNASNHEKIKQWITPHVADFPGVTMSDRTELTAMIAVQGPKAIAVCKKLFAFDPNRLKYYHAKITEQFGKPVILSRTGYTGEDGFELVIRADDAARVWENLLLVGRDEGFAAAGLGARDTLRMEAAMPLYGHELGETIDPISAGLSFACNLEGRQFIGDEALRTLKSAGPPQTRIGLLPEGKRPAREGCGVLDSTGNPIGVVTSGGPSPTLGRPIAMALVNTADAMGADFQIDIRGKTVAAVATPLPFYKRR; this is translated from the coding sequence ATGAATGCACCCCTTGCCACCACACCGTTGGACCCGTGGCATCGGTCAGCCGGCGCAAAGATGGTCCCTTTTGCGGGCTACGAGATGCCGATTCAGTATTCTTCGATTGTCGCCGAGCACCAAGCGTGTCGCACCGCGGCGGCTTTGTTCGACGTTTCGCACATGGGGCGGCTACGATTTGACGGCGTTGGCAGTGAAGCGTTGCTCGATTCACTGTTGACTCGCCGCGTCTCGGATCTTGAGGTCGGTCGCGTCCGGTACGGTCTCGTTTGCAACGCCGAAGGAGGCGTGCTGGACGATGTGCTCGTTTCTCACCTGGAAACGCCCTCAGGCCAGCGATACCACATGATGGTGGTCAACGCTTCGAACCACGAAAAGATCAAGCAATGGATCACGCCTCACGTTGCCGACTTTCCTGGTGTGACGATGTCCGACCGAACCGAGTTGACGGCGATGATCGCCGTCCAAGGCCCCAAGGCGATCGCGGTTTGCAAGAAACTGTTTGCCTTTGACCCCAACCGGTTGAAGTACTATCACGCAAAAATCACCGAGCAATTCGGAAAACCGGTCATCCTCAGTCGGACGGGCTACACCGGAGAGGACGGTTTCGAGCTGGTTATTCGCGCCGACGACGCAGCACGGGTTTGGGAAAACCTATTACTGGTCGGGCGAGACGAAGGTTTTGCTGCCGCCGGACTTGGAGCACGCGATACGCTTCGAATGGAAGCAGCGATGCCGCTGTACGGTCACGAACTCGGCGAAACGATTGACCCAATTTCGGCCGGATTGTCGTTCGCGTGTAATTTGGAAGGCCGGCAATTCATTGGCGACGAGGCGTTAAGGACGCTAAAATCAGCCGGACCACCGCAGACAAGGATTGGATTATTGCCCGAGGGCAAGCGGCCAGCCCGGGAGGGCTGCGGCGTGCTCGATTCCACCGGCAACCCGATCGGCGTCGTCACCAGCGGTGGACCGTCGCCAACGCTCGGTCGCCCGATTGCGATGGCTTTGGTGAATACCGCTGATGCAATGGGTGCTGATTTCCAAATCGATATTCGCGGAAAAACGGTCGCGGCGGTCGCGACCCCGCTGCCGTTTTACAAACGCCGTTAA
- a CDS encoding DEAD/DEAH box helicase, which yields MKTEVEDNFTTEIASFDDLDLSPVMRRALKKAGFEEPTPIQSQLIPLALEGYDVIGQARTGTGKTAAFAIPILEQLDPLEECRDPQAIIIVPTRELADQVGRETVMLAHGLPTEVAVLAGGKDIKRQLRALENGVQIVVGTPGRLHDHLQRRSLRTENVWCVVLDEADRMLDIGFRPQIERILRRCSKDRQTLLLSATLPPSVRKLAESYMDRPEVIDCCDKDIAVDTIEQHYFTVAQNKKVELLEKLLEREDPEQAIIFCRTKRGTDRLYRQLSRTYHDCGSMHGDLAQRERDRVLQQLRDRKLRILVATDVVGRGIDISTISHIINFDVPQDCDDYVHRVGRTGRMGRDGIAFTFVVPGEGDVLTSIEQRINKLLNRDHLDGIDEPEMKPVVQVEQPVKSPSKKLNPMHRKVTRRRR from the coding sequence ATGAAAACTGAGGTGGAAGACAACTTTACGACCGAGATTGCTTCGTTTGACGATCTTGACCTATCGCCTGTGATGCGACGCGCGCTGAAAAAAGCGGGCTTTGAAGAGCCGACGCCGATCCAATCCCAATTGATCCCGCTGGCCTTGGAAGGGTACGACGTGATCGGCCAAGCACGTACCGGAACAGGGAAAACGGCCGCCTTCGCGATCCCGATTCTCGAACAGCTCGATCCGCTCGAAGAATGTCGGGACCCACAAGCGATCATTATCGTGCCGACGCGTGAATTGGCAGACCAAGTGGGCCGCGAAACGGTGATGCTGGCTCACGGTTTGCCAACCGAAGTGGCTGTATTGGCAGGCGGCAAGGATATCAAGCGTCAGCTCCGCGCTCTCGAAAATGGCGTCCAAATCGTTGTCGGGACGCCTGGCCGGTTGCATGATCACCTACAGCGACGGTCGCTGCGCACCGAAAACGTTTGGTGCGTCGTGCTCGATGAAGCCGACCGGATGCTCGACATTGGTTTCCGGCCGCAAATTGAACGCATCCTCCGCCGCTGTTCGAAAGATCGCCAAACGCTACTGCTTTCGGCCACCCTGCCTCCGTCGGTTCGAAAGTTGGCGGAATCCTACATGGACCGCCCCGAAGTCATTGATTGTTGTGACAAGGACATCGCGGTCGATACGATCGAGCAACATTACTTCACGGTTGCCCAGAACAAGAAAGTCGAACTGCTTGAGAAATTGCTTGAGCGAGAAGATCCCGAACAAGCGATCATCTTTTGTCGAACCAAACGTGGGACCGATCGGCTTTACCGTCAACTTAGCCGTACCTACCACGATTGCGGCAGCATGCATGGCGATCTCGCACAACGCGAACGCGACCGGGTGTTGCAGCAACTGCGTGATCGAAAATTGCGGATCCTCGTCGCGACCGATGTGGTGGGCCGTGGGATCGACATCAGCACGATTTCGCACATCATTAACTTTGATGTGCCTCAAGATTGTGACGACTACGTGCACCGAGTGGGACGCACCGGACGGATGGGGCGGGACGGGATCGCCTTCACGTTTGTGGTCCCCGGCGAAGGGGACGTGTTGACCAGCATCGAGCAGCGGATCAACAAATTGCTCAACCGAGATCATCTCGACGGTATTGATGAACCGGAGATGAAGCCGGTCGTCCAAGTCGAGCAGCCCGTGAAAAGCCCTTCGAAGAAGCTCAATCCCATGCACCGCAAAGTCACTCGCCGGCGACGTTAG
- a CDS encoding FHA domain-containing protein, whose translation MQVKLKVLTGSHAGKEIAVASEKFLVGRSDSCQLRPKSESVSRKHCIIVLKDGRVLIQDLKSRNGTFVNEKRLPVGKAKVLKPGDHLKIGKLEFELQIEHGLHAAKKPEVKGVSDAAERTVEAGSHDSRFEEVDVSSWLDEADQIDRVRKVSDPETRQLKLDSAEEEGKSGSDSTELSVGDSGTDEHKRKPPEKKQKPGKLPEGMKKMMRENSRDAADDALKRFFSGR comes from the coding sequence ATGCAGGTGAAGCTTAAGGTGTTGACGGGAAGTCACGCAGGGAAGGAAATCGCTGTGGCCAGCGAGAAGTTTCTGGTTGGCCGAAGCGATTCTTGCCAATTGCGGCCGAAAAGTGAGTCGGTCAGTCGGAAGCATTGCATCATCGTGCTGAAGGATGGTCGAGTTCTGATTCAAGATCTGAAGAGCCGAAACGGGACCTTTGTTAACGAAAAGCGTTTGCCGGTTGGCAAAGCCAAGGTGCTCAAGCCGGGCGATCATCTGAAGATCGGCAAGCTTGAGTTTGAGCTGCAGATCGAACATGGCTTGCATGCGGCCAAGAAACCCGAGGTCAAAGGGGTCAGCGACGCGGCCGAGCGGACCGTCGAAGCAGGGTCCCATGACAGCCGTTTCGAAGAGGTGGACGTCAGTTCGTGGCTCGACGAAGCCGACCAGATCGATCGTGTTCGCAAGGTTTCCGATCCCGAAACGCGACAGTTGAAATTGGATTCGGCCGAAGAAGAGGGGAAAAGCGGTAGCGATAGCACCGAGCTGTCGGTCGGCGATTCCGGCACCGATGAACACAAACGAAAACCCCCCGAGAAGAAGCAGAAACCAGGCAAGCTTCCTGAGGGGATGAAAAAGATGATGAGGGAAAATTCGCGGGATGCCGCCGATGACGCGTTGAAGCGATTTTTCAGCGGCCGTTAA
- a CDS encoding BON domain-containing protein, with translation MESTYPQQIATAAYEVLSRSSVAELRNLRVDESGSELKLSGRVRSFYHKQLAQESVRNVAGGLRVINSVDVSR, from the coding sequence ATGGAATCTACCTACCCACAACAAATCGCTACAGCGGCCTATGAGGTGCTGTCACGAAGCTCGGTTGCAGAGCTTCGCAACCTGCGAGTCGACGAGAGTGGTAGCGAATTGAAGTTGAGCGGAAGAGTCCGCAGCTTCTACCACAAGCAACTTGCCCAAGAGAGTGTCCGCAACGTTGCCGGCGGACTGCGCGTGATCAACTCGGTTGACGTCAGCCGCTAA
- a CDS encoding lipoate--protein ligase family protein: MDGQLLPLASAGPAENMAIDQALLEAVDGGTAPVLRFYRWTEPTLSLGYFQKASNRNRHSASQALTMVRRATGGGAIVHDSELTYSFAWPLEKTSTGARTDLYRQTHRAVIAALSDFGIPASRWGDLSSAATEQDPFLCFMRRTDEDLIVSGYKVVGSAQRTGRRAVLQHGSILLAASPHAPELPGVNNLAGKSIDALQLADRVANRIAEVFSLNFVFFPSDEAIKRRAMVISQERFDSQNWNEKR; this comes from the coding sequence TTGGACGGACAACTCCTTCCGCTCGCTTCGGCGGGTCCCGCCGAAAACATGGCGATTGACCAAGCGCTTCTCGAAGCGGTCGACGGGGGAACTGCGCCCGTGCTGAGGTTTTACCGGTGGACCGAACCCACCTTATCGCTTGGTTATTTTCAAAAGGCGTCAAATCGCAACCGACATTCGGCCAGTCAAGCCTTGACGATGGTCCGCCGAGCGACCGGTGGCGGAGCGATCGTTCACGATTCCGAATTGACCTACAGCTTCGCTTGGCCCTTGGAGAAAACATCGACGGGCGCCAGAACCGATTTGTATCGCCAAACACATCGAGCGGTCATCGCAGCCCTGTCCGACTTCGGCATCCCGGCATCCCGCTGGGGCGACCTCTCGTCGGCCGCGACCGAACAAGACCCGTTCCTCTGTTTCATGCGGCGCACCGACGAGGATTTGATCGTCAGCGGCTACAAGGTGGTTGGCAGCGCCCAGCGGACCGGTCGCCGAGCCGTGCTGCAGCATGGCAGCATCTTGTTGGCGGCCAGCCCTCACGCCCCAGAACTGCCCGGCGTCAACAATCTGGCAGGGAAATCCATCGATGCTTTGCAGTTAGCCGATCGAGTGGCAAACCGAATCGCGGAGGTTTTTTCGTTAAATTTTGTTTTTTTTCCGTCCGATGAAGCCATCAAACGCCGCGCGATGGTGATTTCGCAAGAGCGGTTCGACAGCCAAAACTGGAATGAAAAACGGTAG
- the gcvH gene encoding glycine cleavage system protein GcvH has product MTRDPAKLLYAETHEWADVSEQDGEKIATIGLSAFAIEQLNDLVYMDLPEVGKAVSAGEEFGEVESVKAVSPLYSPVSGEVIEVHTDLPDTLDQLNDDPYDFGWIVRVKVNDASNLSQLMDAAAYAKQCSEAG; this is encoded by the coding sequence ATGACACGTGATCCCGCCAAATTGTTGTATGCCGAAACCCATGAATGGGCCGATGTTAGCGAGCAGGATGGCGAAAAAATCGCCACCATCGGGTTGTCCGCCTTCGCGATCGAACAACTCAACGACCTGGTCTACATGGACTTGCCCGAGGTTGGCAAGGCGGTCTCGGCCGGTGAGGAATTTGGCGAAGTTGAATCGGTCAAGGCGGTCAGCCCGCTGTACAGCCCGGTCAGCGGCGAAGTGATCGAGGTCCACACGGATTTGCCAGACACGTTGGACCAACTGAATGACGACCCTTACGATTTCGGTTGGATTGTACGAGTGAAAGTCAACGACGCGTCCAACTTGTCCCAATTGATGGATGCAGCCGCCTACGCAAAACAGTGCTCCGAAGCGGGCTAG